In Microbacterium sp. SLBN-146, one genomic interval encodes:
- a CDS encoding alcohol dehydrogenase catalytic domain-containing protein, whose protein sequence is MRIRGAILDAEGAPRPYGASMPLRLAEIDLDPPGPGEILVRIEAAGLCHSDLSVINGDRSRPLPMLLGHEASGRVVERGPDVDDLEVGDRVVMTFLPRCGECAACASDGRIPCQRGSASNTAGTLLSGERRLHENGRDLQHHLGVSAFATAAVVDRRSVVRVDGDVPPDVAALLGCAILTGGGAVLNAAPPAPGDRVCVVGLGGVGMAALLTACALDDIEVIGVDFDEGKRATALELGAARVYTPDEAREAGVRAEVVVEAAGVAAAFEMALVLTAPGGTTVTVGLPHPDARVSVSPLLLVAEGRHIVGSYLGSAVPERDIPRYVELWRSGRLPIDRLISAHRDLSDINAGMDELAEGRSIRQIIDFPVEGIGS, encoded by the coding sequence GTGAGAATCCGCGGAGCAATTCTGGATGCCGAAGGCGCGCCCCGCCCATACGGCGCGTCGATGCCGTTGCGGCTCGCCGAGATCGACCTCGATCCGCCGGGCCCGGGCGAGATCCTCGTGCGCATCGAAGCGGCGGGGCTCTGCCACTCGGACCTCTCGGTCATCAATGGCGACCGTTCGCGTCCCCTCCCCATGCTGCTGGGGCATGAAGCATCCGGTCGGGTCGTCGAACGCGGTCCGGACGTCGACGACCTCGAGGTCGGTGACCGCGTCGTCATGACGTTCCTCCCGCGCTGCGGCGAGTGCGCCGCGTGCGCGAGCGACGGCCGCATCCCCTGCCAGCGGGGGAGCGCGTCGAACACGGCGGGCACATTGCTGTCGGGTGAGCGCCGTCTCCACGAGAACGGCCGCGATCTGCAGCACCATCTGGGAGTATCCGCCTTCGCGACGGCGGCGGTCGTCGACCGGCGTTCTGTCGTCCGGGTCGATGGCGACGTGCCCCCCGATGTCGCGGCACTCCTCGGATGCGCCATCTTGACGGGAGGCGGCGCCGTTCTCAACGCCGCACCTCCCGCGCCCGGCGACCGTGTCTGCGTCGTGGGACTCGGGGGCGTCGGGATGGCGGCGCTTCTGACGGCCTGCGCGCTCGACGACATCGAGGTGATCGGCGTGGACTTCGACGAGGGAAAGCGTGCGACGGCTCTCGAGCTCGGCGCGGCGCGCGTGTACACGCCGGACGAGGCGCGCGAAGCGGGCGTGCGAGCGGAGGTCGTCGTCGAGGCTGCGGGCGTTGCGGCGGCTTTCGAGATGGCGCTGGTCCTGACGGCGCCGGGGGGCACGACGGTGACGGTCGGCCTTCCGCATCCGGATGCGCGAGTGTCGGTGAGTCCGCTCCTGCTCGTCGCGGAGGGGCGGCACATCGTCGGCAGCTATCTCGGCTCCGCCGTCCCTGAGCGCGACATCCCCCGCTACGTCGAGCTGTGGCGCAGCGGCAGGCTCCCGATCGACCGACTCATCTCGGCGCACCGCGACCTGTCGGACATCAACGCGGGCATGGACGAGTTGGCCGAGGGCCGATCCATCCGCCAGATCATCGATTTCCCGGTCGAGGGGATCGGATCATGA
- a CDS encoding carboxymuconolactone decarboxylase family protein has translation MDATAVTDLVARIERDRGVVHPNLEIASRQSPDALAQFHASYMHAVHENDVLPRATKELIMIAADAAVYFTYGLKFHMGEALRHGATREEIVNALELAGLVGGFHVPMMAFPLLEEVLATDEFAHLARTDAG, from the coding sequence ATGGATGCCACGGCGGTGACCGACCTCGTCGCCCGGATCGAGCGCGATCGAGGCGTCGTCCACCCCAACCTCGAGATCGCGTCGAGGCAGAGCCCGGATGCCCTCGCGCAGTTCCACGCGTCGTACATGCACGCCGTGCACGAGAACGACGTGCTGCCGCGCGCGACGAAGGAGCTCATCATGATCGCCGCCGACGCGGCGGTGTACTTCACCTACGGCCTGAAGTTCCACATGGGCGAGGCGCTTCGTCACGGCGCGACGCGCGAGGAGATCGTCAACGCGCTCGAGCTCGCGGGGCTCGTGGGCGGCTTCCACGTTCCGATGATGGCCTTCCCGCTCCTGGAAGAGGTCCTTGCGACCGACGAGTTCGCGCATCTCGCACGGACGGATGCCGGATGA
- a CDS encoding sugar ABC transporter substrate-binding protein: MKKQMWFAPVVLATAVLLLSACSGPDEDVAAPSAEAGAVPEAIAAIAEQGRQEISAWPGPTDSPQADGTALSVVVVPCGMATEGCKRQAEGFIEAADALGWETTLVDPKGDPSLDNAAIDQAITQDADAVFLVSIDPDIVAGALERARDAGIFVVASATDNTTGLDHEVSLHGDEEGRMLAAQIVVETGGDAKVAMFTGNEFKTVVKRVEGSKEVFADCSGCEIVAEQDISQTAGGPDLVSLVQSTIQAHPDVNVLWAPYDAAATDMVQAVQQSGRDDVMVASFNGNLQNLEFIRSGAPQKIVVGEALEWVGWAGADAVLRLSQGAPMVEDDGVPARILTADNLPEQGTAWTGDYDFRSEYSRMWGIG, encoded by the coding sequence ATGAAGAAGCAGATGTGGTTCGCGCCCGTCGTCCTCGCTACGGCTGTCCTGCTGCTCAGCGCATGCAGTGGTCCGGACGAAGACGTCGCGGCACCCAGCGCCGAGGCCGGCGCTGTGCCGGAGGCGATCGCCGCGATCGCCGAGCAGGGTCGACAGGAGATCTCCGCCTGGCCCGGTCCGACAGACAGCCCGCAGGCGGACGGGACGGCGCTGTCCGTCGTCGTCGTGCCCTGCGGAATGGCGACCGAGGGATGCAAGCGCCAGGCGGAGGGCTTCATCGAGGCCGCCGACGCCCTCGGATGGGAGACGACCCTCGTCGACCCGAAGGGCGACCCCTCGCTGGACAACGCCGCCATCGACCAGGCCATCACGCAGGACGCGGACGCTGTGTTCCTCGTCTCCATCGACCCCGACATCGTCGCCGGCGCGCTCGAACGTGCTCGTGACGCGGGCATCTTCGTCGTCGCCTCCGCGACAGACAACACGACGGGACTCGATCACGAGGTGTCCCTCCACGGAGACGAGGAAGGCCGGATGCTCGCGGCGCAGATCGTCGTGGAGACGGGCGGCGACGCGAAGGTCGCGATGTTCACGGGCAACGAGTTCAAGACCGTCGTCAAGCGCGTCGAAGGCAGCAAAGAGGTCTTCGCCGACTGCTCCGGATGCGAAATCGTGGCGGAGCAGGACATCTCGCAGACCGCGGGCGGTCCCGATCTCGTCTCGCTCGTGCAGAGCACGATCCAGGCCCACCCCGACGTGAACGTCCTGTGGGCTCCGTACGACGCCGCCGCCACCGACATGGTCCAGGCGGTCCAGCAGTCGGGCCGCGATGACGTCATGGTCGCGTCGTTCAACGGCAACCTGCAGAACCTCGAGTTCATCCGCTCCGGCGCACCGCAGAAGATCGTGGTCGGCGAGGCGCTCGAGTGGGTCGGTTGGGCGGGCGCCGATGCGGTCCTGCGACTGAGCCAGGGCGCTCCGATGGTCGAGGACGACGGTGTTCCCGCTCGCATCCTGACCGCCGACAACCTGCCCGAGCAGGGCACGGCCTGGACCGGCGACTACGACTTCCGCTCGGAGTACAGCCGCATGTGGGGCATCGGCTGA
- a CDS encoding DUF6282 family protein, whose protein sequence is MTVAEGILEGAVDLHRHGYPEISDDLRTPVSDVDDVTTCRDAGMRGVVLKSHVWPTIGRAQMVARAVEGIAVIPSITLNRFAGGITPDIVEMAVKQGAGVVFLPTVSAASDLARGGISARIAGVIDRFDPARESGTRILTDDGDLTADTADLLDVLDDFPVLVYSGHVSTTETIALLKTGRLSDRYVFAHPDSHSIGARADEMVEAARLGAFVEICALGAYPQIGRVTHADLAGMVRLVGAERCVATSDYFFDWSPSSSTMLQDLADGLADAGLSRRELELIFRDNPAHLVHNHL, encoded by the coding sequence GTGACCGTCGCGGAGGGGATCCTCGAGGGAGCCGTCGACCTCCACCGGCACGGGTATCCGGAGATCTCCGATGATCTGCGCACCCCTGTGTCCGATGTCGACGACGTCACGACGTGCCGGGATGCGGGGATGCGCGGGGTCGTGCTCAAATCTCACGTATGGCCGACCATCGGGCGCGCGCAGATGGTGGCCCGGGCCGTCGAGGGGATCGCGGTGATCCCCTCGATCACCCTCAACCGCTTCGCGGGCGGCATCACGCCCGACATCGTGGAGATGGCCGTCAAGCAGGGCGCTGGTGTCGTGTTCCTCCCGACCGTGAGCGCGGCGAGCGACCTGGCCCGCGGGGGGATCTCGGCACGGATCGCCGGCGTCATCGATCGCTTCGATCCGGCTCGCGAGAGCGGTACGCGGATCCTCACGGATGACGGCGACCTCACGGCGGACACCGCGGATCTGCTCGACGTGCTCGACGACTTCCCCGTCCTCGTCTACTCGGGGCACGTCAGCACGACCGAGACGATCGCTCTCCTGAAGACCGGCAGGCTGAGCGATCGCTACGTCTTCGCGCATCCCGACAGCCATTCGATCGGGGCCCGCGCCGACGAGATGGTCGAGGCCGCCCGCCTCGGCGCCTTCGTCGAGATCTGCGCCCTCGGCGCGTACCCGCAGATCGGACGCGTCACCCACGCCGACCTGGCCGGGATGGTGCGGCTCGTCGGCGCAGAACGGTGCGTCGCGACATCCGACTACTTCTTCGACTGGAGCCCGTCCTCCAGCACGATGCTGCAGGACCTCGCCGACGGGCTCGCCGATGCCGGTCTGTCACGCCGCGAGCTGGAGCTGATCTTCCGGGACAACCCGGCACACCTCGTACACAATCACCTCTGA
- a CDS encoding amidase family protein: MRRMTPEDITTLSTELGFPISAADAERFQALTDYMIDTVDRFDDVARAQAKPAAPRRDPGRRPARDEDPLNAVLRVVDVAEPAASGVLDGLNVVMKDNIPVAGVPMSMGSDVLTDFVPSEDAELTRRVLAAGGRIVATTNMEAFAFSGGGETSGHGRVENPFDRARTASGSSTGSAVALWYDGVDLAWGTDTGGSCRIPASWSGVLGLKPTHGLVPFSGIPTSDWRFDHAGPLARSVEIMARGMDAVVSPVVYDDAEYDAPARIERPEYAAEVAATGPDLTGVRIGLVRQGFRAADDPDAAEGTLETADAVRAAAERFAALGAEVVDVDLDVLAEGGDVMFAAMLESATAATFGWPTAYHWLAESSPEFAAALSTSLATRGDHLPDNFKAVLMVGTYLNRQRGGEVGARAHQLAAGMRADVDAALEGVDVLMMPTTSHTPFLARDDVDGVERSLRGWGMMHNVPLFNLTGHPAISMPAAESDGLPVGVMAVARRHDDVRLLTLARAYELGHGWSLQDAPFDWTQPTTFAKGQ, translated from the coding sequence ATGCGCCGAATGACTCCCGAGGACATCACCACCCTCTCCACTGAACTGGGCTTCCCCATCTCCGCCGCCGACGCGGAGCGATTCCAGGCATTGACCGACTACATGATCGACACGGTCGACCGCTTCGACGACGTCGCGCGTGCGCAGGCGAAGCCCGCTGCGCCGCGGCGCGACCCCGGACGTCGACCCGCGCGCGACGAAGACCCGCTGAACGCCGTCCTCCGGGTCGTCGACGTCGCCGAGCCGGCTGCGTCGGGCGTGCTCGACGGGCTGAACGTCGTCATGAAGGACAACATCCCCGTCGCGGGGGTTCCCATGAGCATGGGATCGGATGTCCTGACGGACTTCGTGCCGTCGGAGGATGCCGAGCTGACGCGCAGGGTGCTCGCGGCGGGCGGACGGATCGTCGCGACGACGAACATGGAGGCGTTCGCGTTCTCCGGTGGTGGCGAGACCTCAGGCCACGGACGCGTCGAGAACCCCTTCGATCGCGCTCGTACGGCGTCGGGGTCGTCGACGGGATCGGCCGTGGCGCTGTGGTACGACGGCGTCGATCTGGCGTGGGGGACGGACACGGGCGGGTCATGCCGCATCCCGGCCTCGTGGAGCGGCGTCCTGGGCCTCAAGCCGACACACGGACTCGTGCCGTTCAGCGGCATCCCGACGTCGGACTGGCGGTTCGACCACGCGGGGCCGCTCGCCCGCAGCGTCGAGATCATGGCGCGCGGAATGGATGCGGTCGTCTCGCCCGTCGTCTACGACGATGCCGAGTACGACGCCCCCGCGCGCATCGAGCGACCCGAGTACGCCGCCGAGGTGGCTGCGACCGGCCCCGACCTCACGGGTGTCCGGATCGGTCTCGTCCGTCAGGGCTTCCGTGCGGCCGACGATCCGGATGCCGCGGAGGGCACGCTCGAGACGGCGGACGCCGTCCGCGCCGCCGCCGAACGTTTCGCCGCGCTCGGGGCCGAGGTCGTCGACGTCGATCTGGACGTGCTCGCCGAGGGCGGCGACGTCATGTTCGCCGCGATGCTCGAGTCGGCGACCGCCGCGACCTTCGGGTGGCCCACCGCCTACCACTGGCTCGCGGAGTCTTCACCGGAGTTCGCGGCGGCGCTCTCGACGTCGCTCGCGACCCGGGGCGACCACCTGCCGGACAACTTCAAGGCCGTGCTCATGGTCGGGACCTACCTCAACCGGCAGCGCGGCGGTGAAGTCGGAGCGCGCGCGCACCAGCTCGCCGCGGGCATGCGCGCCGACGTCGACGCGGCGCTCGAGGGTGTCGACGTGCTCATGATGCCGACGACGTCGCACACGCCCTTCCTCGCCCGCGACGACGTCGACGGGGTCGAGCGGTCGCTGCGGGGCTGGGGCATGATGCACAACGTCCCGCTTTTCAACCTCACCGGCCACCCCGCGATCAGCATGCCCGCCGCCGAGTCCGACGGGCTCCCGGTCGGCGTCATGGCGGTCGCTCGACGCCACGACGACGTGCGGCTGCTGACCCTCGCCCGTGCCTACGAGCTCGGTCACGGGTGGTCCTTGCAGGACGCTCCGTTCGACTGGACGCAGCCCACGACCTTCGCGAAGGGGCAGTGA
- a CDS encoding ABC transporter permease, whose translation MTTTATPAATRGTGRRIAQQAVGNYAIVIFLLVLIAVFSMVAPTLFPTWSNFQAIANNQAVPAILALAVILPLAAGEFDLSVGATLGFTSVLTAWASIGGVPLVPAILLGIGAGAIIGAVNAFLVVKVRVSAFIATLGMGTLLSGGNLLLTNGSVLFEGIDEGLTVIARSRFLGLPLTFYYLIVIALILWLLLERTPFGRYLAATGLGRAPARLAGVPTNAYLAIAFIGAGALAGVAGVLQTGTVGSASPSTGPAFLLPAYAAAFLGATTIRRGRFNVWGTMVGVLVLAVGVSGLNLLGAPFWVAPVFNGLALLLAVSFAAILAGRGRRGSAGA comes from the coding sequence ATGACCACTACGGCCACTCCTGCCGCCACGCGCGGCACCGGCCGCCGCATCGCACAGCAGGCGGTGGGCAACTACGCCATCGTCATCTTCCTGCTCGTGCTCATCGCCGTCTTCTCGATGGTGGCGCCCACCCTCTTCCCCACCTGGTCGAACTTCCAGGCCATCGCCAACAATCAAGCCGTCCCGGCGATCCTCGCGCTCGCCGTCATCCTGCCGCTCGCGGCGGGGGAGTTCGACCTGTCCGTCGGAGCGACCCTCGGCTTCACGTCGGTCCTGACGGCGTGGGCCTCGATCGGCGGTGTGCCTCTCGTGCCGGCCATTCTCCTCGGCATCGGCGCCGGCGCAATCATCGGCGCCGTGAACGCCTTCCTCGTCGTGAAGGTGCGCGTCAGCGCATTCATCGCGACGCTCGGCATGGGCACCCTCCTGTCGGGCGGCAATCTCCTCCTGACGAACGGGTCGGTGCTCTTCGAGGGGATCGACGAGGGTCTCACCGTGATCGCGCGCAGCCGCTTCCTCGGTCTGCCGCTGACGTTCTACTACCTCATCGTGATCGCCTTGATCCTGTGGCTGCTGCTCGAGCGCACGCCCTTCGGCCGCTACCTCGCAGCGACGGGACTCGGCCGCGCACCTGCGCGCCTGGCAGGCGTGCCGACCAACGCGTACCTCGCGATCGCGTTCATCGGGGCGGGGGCGCTCGCCGGCGTCGCCGGTGTGCTCCAGACCGGGACCGTCGGCTCCGCGAGCCCGAGCACGGGTCCCGCGTTCCTGCTCCCCGCCTACGCCGCGGCGTTCCTCGGGGCCACCACGATCCGTCGCGGAAGGTTCAACGTGTGGGGCACGATGGTCGGCGTCCTCGTGCTGGCGGTCGGCGTTTCGGGTCTCAACCTCCTGGGCGCGCCGTTCTGGGTGGCGCCTGTTTTCAACGGGCTGGCTCTTCTGCTGGCCGTCTCCTTCGCCGCCATTCTGGCCGGCCGTGGCCGGAGAGGATCCGCCGGTGCCTGA
- a CDS encoding LLM class flavin-dependent oxidoreductase has translation MKAGLFLTNEHTAPADLSAHLGQQFDMTRAVAEAGWDSIFTGQHFITEGTQRLQPLPFLARLAAEAPGLTFGTGIHLWTLGNPVAMAEEFATLDVITGGKTVAGLGLGYRPEEFAAFGVDRPSRVKRFERSLDIARRLWRGEAVDADEPWCRLEGATIGTPPVAGDIPVWIGGTSDPAVRRAGRLSEGWILNPAAPSETIARQAALYRETSVEQGNGRGWIAAFREVFCASTNEQARAQALPYLEKKYGRYAAWGQDDGHPDHQALTGEADTVGRGRFIVGDPEHCRTELARFRDEIGVDEFIYRTEWPDMPAESAYSSLDLLIREVVPAL, from the coding sequence ATGAAGGCCGGACTCTTCCTCACGAACGAGCACACGGCTCCCGCAGACCTGTCGGCGCACCTCGGCCAGCAGTTCGACATGACGAGGGCCGTCGCAGAAGCAGGCTGGGACTCGATCTTCACGGGACAGCACTTCATCACGGAGGGGACGCAGCGCCTCCAGCCCCTGCCGTTCCTCGCGCGACTGGCTGCGGAGGCGCCCGGCCTCACGTTCGGGACCGGCATCCACCTCTGGACGCTGGGAAACCCCGTGGCGATGGCCGAGGAGTTCGCGACGCTCGACGTCATCACGGGCGGAAAGACCGTCGCGGGCCTCGGTCTCGGCTACCGTCCCGAGGAATTCGCCGCCTTCGGCGTCGACCGTCCCTCGCGCGTCAAGCGGTTCGAGCGCAGCCTCGACATCGCCCGTCGACTCTGGCGCGGCGAAGCGGTCGACGCGGACGAGCCCTGGTGCCGGCTGGAAGGGGCGACGATCGGAACGCCACCTGTCGCCGGCGACATCCCGGTGTGGATCGGTGGCACGAGCGACCCCGCCGTACGCCGTGCGGGGCGGCTCTCGGAGGGATGGATCCTCAACCCGGCCGCGCCGAGTGAGACGATCGCGCGACAGGCCGCGCTCTACCGCGAGACCTCCGTCGAGCAGGGCAACGGCCGGGGGTGGATCGCGGCGTTCCGCGAGGTGTTCTGCGCCTCGACGAACGAGCAGGCCCGCGCGCAGGCGCTGCCTTATCTCGAGAAGAAGTACGGCCGCTATGCCGCGTGGGGCCAGGACGACGGGCATCCCGATCATCAGGCCCTCACGGGAGAGGCCGACACCGTCGGCCGGGGCCGCTTCATCGTGGGCGACCCCGAGCACTGCCGGACGGAGCTCGCCCGCTTCCGTGACGAGATCGGCGTCGACGAGTTCATCTACCGGACCGAGTGGCCCGACATGCCCGCCGAGTCGGCGTACTCGTCGCTGGACCTGCTCATCAGAGAGGTGGTGCCCGCGCTGTGA
- a CDS encoding oxaloacetate decarboxylase, giving the protein MPESRIATAIREAGGTILLPGVGTPLEALAAQSAGATAAYVSGYATAAWRHGLPDIGIIALAEITESLRAVTAVVDIPVIVDADTGYGDVVNVARAVERLESSGAAGIQLEDQTWPKRCGHLRGKSVEPTDVMVRKIRAAVRARADAGTLIVARTDARAPYGIAEAIDRARRYHDAGADALFIDAPESEAEVEQIAREVPGILVANMSESGLTPMLSRERFAELGYGIVLYPTSSLRIASDVFVRFFRDLLADGDSSAWVGQMSTLGTLNSLVGIEAAEHLEAAVLGEVGQ; this is encoded by the coding sequence GTGCCTGAGTCGCGTATCGCCACCGCCATCCGCGAGGCGGGGGGCACCATCCTGCTCCCCGGTGTCGGAACCCCTCTCGAAGCCCTTGCCGCGCAGAGCGCCGGCGCCACGGCCGCGTACGTCAGCGGATACGCGACGGCCGCGTGGCGACACGGCCTTCCCGACATCGGAATCATCGCCCTGGCCGAGATCACCGAGTCGTTGCGGGCTGTCACCGCCGTCGTCGACATCCCCGTCATCGTCGACGCAGACACGGGCTACGGCGACGTCGTCAACGTCGCGCGGGCCGTCGAACGCCTCGAGTCCTCGGGTGCTGCCGGCATCCAGTTGGAAGACCAGACGTGGCCCAAGCGCTGCGGGCATCTGCGGGGCAAGTCCGTCGAGCCGACCGACGTCATGGTGCGGAAGATCCGTGCCGCGGTGCGCGCCCGCGCAGATGCGGGCACGCTCATCGTCGCCCGCACCGATGCGCGGGCACCGTACGGCATCGCGGAAGCGATCGACCGTGCTCGGCGCTACCACGACGCGGGCGCCGATGCACTGTTCATCGACGCGCCCGAGAGCGAAGCGGAAGTGGAGCAGATCGCGCGGGAGGTCCCCGGCATCCTCGTGGCCAACATGTCGGAATCGGGGCTGACGCCCATGCTCTCTCGCGAGAGGTTCGCCGAGCTCGGCTACGGCATCGTGCTGTACCCGACGTCGTCGCTCCGGATCGCATCGGATGTCTTCGTCCGCTTCTTCCGCGATCTTCTGGCCGACGGTGACAGCTCCGCGTGGGTCGGGCAGATGTCCACCCTCGGCACCCTCAACTCGCTCGTCGGCATCGAGGCGGCGGAGCATCTCGAGGCGGCCGTCCTCGGTGAGGTCGGCCAGTGA
- a CDS encoding sugar ABC transporter ATP-binding protein, with product MDAAIEVRNISKTFGAQRALDDVTVSFGAGRVTALLGQNGSGKSTLIKILSGFYTPDPGVGEVFVKGEPLPLPAHPRHVHSLGVRFLHQDLAIVPAMSVSDNFALTERFTGVVRAGLISQRHQDARVTDTLDRLGVDVDPSTLMNQLAPAQQTMVAIARAFFEAERPTIFLDEPTASLPESEVQKVLGALRAAVAEGASIVYVSHRLDEVRQIADDLVILRDGRLVTHTPNAGHSTGDLIELVLGRAAPVVSHERSSVERPTVMAVEDLRGPRLQGVSFDVGRGEILGITGLIGCGRSELARMLAGAQAPTAGSLALDGERYAPRSPRHARRRGVGYVPQDRRAEGAVTGMTVAENATLSVLHSVSDAGFVNRRKEDDLARTLVERFGVRPPIPSAPIDDLSGGNQQKVVFARNAALDLSVLVLDEPTQGIDIGARSEIAGICRELAATGISLVVASTDFDELASLCDRVLVLDRGRLVDEVSGSDITVERLTSSSFSPPSPESSSGALS from the coding sequence ATGGATGCTGCCATCGAGGTCAGGAACATCTCGAAGACCTTCGGCGCCCAGCGTGCGCTCGATGACGTCACCGTCTCGTTCGGCGCCGGACGCGTCACGGCCCTTCTCGGGCAGAACGGCTCCGGCAAGTCGACTCTCATCAAGATCCTCTCCGGCTTCTACACCCCCGACCCCGGCGTCGGCGAGGTCTTCGTGAAGGGTGAGCCGCTTCCCCTTCCCGCCCACCCTCGCCACGTCCACTCGCTCGGGGTGAGATTCCTCCACCAGGACCTCGCGATCGTGCCGGCCATGTCGGTCAGCGACAACTTCGCGCTGACGGAGCGCTTCACCGGTGTCGTGCGCGCCGGACTCATCTCCCAGCGGCACCAGGATGCTCGTGTCACGGACACCCTCGATCGCTTGGGCGTCGACGTCGACCCGTCGACGCTCATGAACCAGCTCGCCCCCGCGCAGCAGACCATGGTCGCGATCGCCCGCGCCTTCTTCGAAGCCGAGCGGCCGACGATCTTCCTCGACGAGCCGACCGCCTCCCTGCCCGAGTCGGAGGTGCAGAAAGTGCTCGGCGCGCTGCGCGCCGCCGTCGCCGAGGGCGCCTCGATCGTCTACGTCTCTCACCGCCTCGACGAGGTCAGACAGATCGCCGACGATCTCGTGATCCTCCGTGACGGTCGCCTCGTGACCCACACGCCGAACGCGGGACACTCCACGGGCGACCTCATCGAGCTCGTACTCGGCCGGGCGGCACCGGTCGTCTCCCACGAGCGCTCGAGTGTCGAGCGCCCCACCGTCATGGCGGTCGAAGACCTTCGAGGTCCGCGCCTCCAGGGCGTCTCGTTCGACGTCGGTCGCGGTGAGATCCTCGGGATCACCGGCCTCATCGGATGCGGACGCTCCGAGCTCGCCCGCATGCTCGCGGGCGCGCAGGCTCCGACGGCGGGAAGCCTGGCGCTCGACGGCGAGCGATATGCGCCGCGGTCGCCCCGGCACGCACGTCGTCGCGGCGTCGGCTACGTCCCGCAGGATCGCAGAGCCGAAGGCGCCGTCACGGGAATGACGGTCGCGGAGAACGCGACGCTCAGCGTGCTCCACAGCGTCAGCGACGCGGGCTTCGTCAATCGGCGCAAGGAAGACGACCTCGCCCGCACCCTCGTGGAGCGGTTCGGGGTTCGTCCCCCCATCCCCTCCGCGCCGATCGACGATCTCAGCGGCGGCAATCAGCAGAAGGTCGTCTTCGCCCGCAATGCCGCCCTCGATCTGTCCGTCCTCGTGCTCGACGAGCCGACACAGGGCATCGACATCGGCGCACGCAGCGAGATCGCCGGCATCTGTCGCGAACTCGCCGCGACGGGAATCTCCCTCGTCGTCGCGTCGACCGACTTCGACGAACTCGCATCACTGTGCGATCGGGTCCTCGTGCTCGATCGCGGACGACTCGTCGACGAGGTCAGCGGGTCCGACATCACCGTCGAACGCCTCACGTCGTCCAGCTTCTCTCCACCGTCACCCGAATCCTCGTCAGGAGCCCTCTCATGA